TGCAAGTTTGTCACTGGCATCAATTATGATAGTATCTGGCGGTAAATCAACTTTAATGTCGCTTTGGACTTTTAGAATCCTATTTTCTTCAATAAGTATAGATGTTCTAAATCCGTCTAAGTTAAGTGCGTTTTTTATTAAAATCATTTTTTAACAAGAAATCATCAAGCAAAACAGATAGTTTTTTTGAAGCTAAATTTGCTTGATTTATTACCTCCTCTATGGGTATTTTGCCCATACAATCGGGTTTATTTACATTAGTTATGATAGATATACCAAGCACATCAATACCAAAAAATCTTGATACTATCGTCTCATTTATAAGGCTCATTGCTACGCAGCTTGCACCAATCAATCTTAAAAATCTTGTTTCAGCAGGTGTCTCAAGCGATGGGCCGCTAACACCAACATATACACCTTCTTTTAAATCTATTGAAAGTCTCAAAGCACTTTCTTTAAGTTTTTCTATGTAATATGGACTGTATGCATCAACCATATCAACAAATTTATTATCAGAATCAATACCTATTAAGGGGTTTGTATTTGTTAGGTTTATGTGATCTCTTATAACCATTAAATCACCTTTTTTAAAAAACGGATCAAGGCCTCCAGTTGAATTTGTAAGTATCATAAGCTTTGGATCAGT
This sequence is a window from Desulfurella sp.. Protein-coding genes within it:
- a CDS encoding purine-nucleoside phosphorylase; translated protein: MESKLGKSDICIITGTGIKFDLKSFTKKKQIDYSEFDLPKPTTSSHKGYFEIFEGNNLRIIVANGRFHYYEGLSPSKLRALPEILCKTDPKLMILTNSTGGLDPFFKKGDLMVIRDHINLTNTNPLIGIDSDNKFVDMVDAYSPYYIEKLKESALRLSIDLKEGVYVGVSGPSLETPAETRFLRLIGASCVAMSLINETIVSRFFGIDVLGISIITNVNKPDCMGKIPIEEVINQANLASKKLSVLLDDFLLKNDFNKKRT